A single window of Mustela erminea isolate mMusErm1 chromosome 4, mMusErm1.Pri, whole genome shotgun sequence DNA harbors:
- the PRPH2 gene encoding peripherin-2, whose amino-acid sequence MALLKVKFDQMKRVKLAQGLWLMNWLSVLAGIVIFSLGLFLKIELRKRSEVMNNSESHFVPNSLIGMGMLSCVFNSLAGKICYDALDPAKYAKWKPWLKPYLAVCVLFNIALLLVTLCCFLMRGSLESTLAHGLKNGMKYYRDTDTPGRCFMKKTIDMLQIEFKCCGNNGFRDWFEIQWISNRYLDFSSKEVKDRIKSNVDGRYLVDGVPFSCCNPSSPRPCIQYQLTNNSAHYSYDHQTEELNLWVNGCRAALLNYYSSLMNSMGAVALLVWLFEVTITIGLRYLHTALESVSNPEDPECESEGWLLEKSVSETWKAFLESLKMLGKSNQVEAEGADAGQAPEAG is encoded by the exons ATGGCGCTGCTGAAGGTCAAATTTGACCAGATGAAGCGGGTGAAATTGGCCCAAGGGCTCTGGCTCATGAACTGGCTCTCGGTGTTGGCTGGCATCGTCATCTTCAGCCTAGGGCTATTCCTTAAGATCGAACTGCGGAAGAGGAGTGAAGTGATGAATAATTCAGAGAGCCATTTTGTGCCCAACTCCTTGATAGGGATGGGGATGCTATCCTGTGTCTTCAACTCTCTGGCGGGCAAGATCTGCTATGACGCCCTGGACCCTGCCAAGTACGCCAAGTGGAAGCCCTGGCTGAAGCCATACTTGGCTGTCTGTGTCCTCTTCAACATTGCCCTTTTGCTGGTgaccctctgctgcttcctcatGCGGGGATCCCTGGAGAGCACCCTGGCCCACGGGCTCAAGAATGGCATGAAGTACTACCGAGACACAGATACCCCTGGCAGGTGTTTCATGAAGAAGACCATCGACATGCTGCAGATTGAGTTCAAATGCTGTGGCAACAATGGCTTTCGAGACTGGTTTGAGATTCAGTGGATCAGCAATCGCTACCTGGACTTCTCCTCCAAAGAAGTCAAAGA TCGCATCAAGAGCAATGTGGATGGGCGATACCTGGTGGATGGCGTTCCCTTCAGCTGCTGCAACCCCAGCTCACCACGGCCCTGCATTCAGTACCAGCTCACCAACAACTCAGCGCATTACAGCTACGACCACCAGACAGAGGAGCTGAACCTATGGGTGAATGGCTGCAGGGCCGCCCTGCTGAACTACTACAGCAGCCTCATGAACTCCATGGGTGCTGTCGCCCTCCTTGTCTGGCTCTTTGAG GTGACCATCACAATTGGCCTGCGCTACCTACACACAGCACTGGAAAGTGTGTCCAACCCGGAAGACCCTGAGTGTGAGAGTGAGGGCTGGCTTCTGGAAAAGAGTGTGTCGGAGACTTGGAAGGCCTTTTTGGAGAGTCTGAAAATGTTGGGCAAGAGTAACCAGGTGGAAGCTGAGGGTGCGGATGCGGGCCAGGCCCCAGAGGCTGGCTGA